A genomic stretch from Embleya scabrispora includes:
- a CDS encoding ABC-F family ATP-binding cassette domain-containing protein, translating into MPQPALLAHDIVRSPGGRRVLDGVSLTASPGHRIGLIGENGVGKSTLLRVLAGVDEADSGSVTRPDDLGFLPQEMPFDADSTVAAVLDEALREARADLAELDRLGAELARVQEDDPGHRALLDAYGKRLEQAQDRESWDADRRAALMLAGLGLGTLEHDRTLGSLSGGQRGRLALAALLVRRPSALLLDEPTNHLDDDAAAFLEEQVRGLPGVVVIAAHDRAFLDAVCTDLIDLDPAPGGPVRYGGNYTAYLAEKHAERERWERRYAEEREELAELRRSAGVTAHRLAPDRGPTDNEKMGYGHRAGRVQNQISRRVRNATRRLEELERNRVAAPPRPLRFAAADLTTQAEESPQPLVSLRAARVPGRLAPIDLDVSATERLLVTGGNGAGKSTLLAVLAGHLTADGDVRRRSRLTVGLLTQDTVFERPERTVRDTYRLSLGAARAERVPLGTLGLMRRSDLDKPVGDLSVGQRRRLALALLVARPPQLLLLDEPTNHLSPRLCDELEAALGSGPGAVVVAGHDRWLRRRWRGREIRLEPGHDARAPAAPAGAETGTTLAPGGGPGARRDRTA; encoded by the coding sequence GTGCCCCAACCCGCCCTGCTCGCCCACGACATCGTTCGCTCCCCGGGCGGCCGACGTGTCCTGGACGGTGTCTCCCTCACCGCCTCCCCCGGCCACCGCATCGGCCTGATCGGGGAGAACGGCGTCGGCAAGTCCACTCTGCTGCGCGTACTCGCCGGTGTGGACGAAGCCGACTCGGGAAGCGTCACCCGCCCCGACGACCTCGGCTTCCTCCCGCAGGAGATGCCGTTCGACGCCGACTCCACCGTGGCCGCCGTCCTGGACGAGGCCCTGCGCGAGGCCCGCGCGGACCTCGCGGAGTTGGATCGGCTGGGTGCGGAACTGGCCCGCGTCCAAGAGGACGATCCGGGCCACCGCGCGCTCCTCGACGCGTACGGCAAAAGACTGGAGCAGGCCCAGGACCGCGAGTCCTGGGATGCCGATCGCCGGGCCGCGCTGATGCTGGCGGGCCTGGGCCTCGGCACGTTGGAGCACGACCGCACGCTCGGCTCCCTCTCCGGCGGACAGCGCGGCCGGCTGGCACTGGCCGCGTTGCTCGTACGGCGGCCGTCCGCGCTGTTGTTGGACGAGCCGACCAACCACCTCGACGACGACGCCGCCGCGTTCCTGGAGGAACAGGTACGCGGCCTGCCCGGCGTCGTGGTGATCGCCGCCCACGACCGGGCGTTCCTGGACGCCGTCTGCACCGACCTGATCGACCTCGACCCGGCGCCCGGCGGCCCGGTCCGCTACGGCGGCAACTACACCGCCTATCTGGCCGAGAAGCACGCCGAACGGGAGCGCTGGGAACGGCGATACGCCGAGGAGCGGGAGGAACTGGCGGAGCTGCGTCGCTCGGCGGGCGTGACCGCGCACCGACTGGCGCCGGACCGGGGGCCCACCGACAACGAGAAGATGGGCTACGGCCACCGCGCGGGCCGGGTACAGAACCAGATCTCCCGCCGCGTGCGCAATGCCACCCGGCGGCTGGAGGAACTGGAGCGCAACCGGGTCGCCGCGCCGCCGCGCCCCCTGCGCTTCGCCGCCGCGGACCTCACGACACAGGCGGAGGAGAGCCCGCAACCGCTGGTGTCCCTGCGCGCCGCCCGGGTGCCGGGCCGGCTCGCCCCGATCGACCTGGACGTGTCCGCCACCGAGCGGCTGCTGGTCACCGGCGGCAACGGGGCCGGCAAGTCCACGCTGCTCGCCGTACTCGCCGGGCACCTCACGGCCGACGGCGACGTACGTCGGCGGTCCCGGCTGACGGTGGGACTGCTCACCCAGGACACCGTGTTCGAACGGCCCGAGCGCACAGTCCGCGACACCTACCGGCTGTCGCTGGGTGCGGCGCGGGCCGAAAGGGTGCCGCTGGGCACACTCGGCCTGATGCGGAGATCGGACCTGGACAAGCCCGTCGGCGACCTGTCCGTGGGACAACGCCGCCGACTCGCGCTGGCCCTCCTGGTGGCCCGCCCGCCCCAACTGCTGCTGCTCGACGAACCCACCAACCACCTCTCCCCGCGCCTGTGCGACGAGTTGGAGGCGGCTCTGGGCAGCGGACCGGGCGCCGTCGTGGTCGCCGGCCACGATCGCTGGTTGCGCCGACGATGGCGGGGCCGCGAGATCCGGCTGGAGCCGGGACACGACGCGCGTGCGCCGGCGGCACCGGCCGGTGCCGAGACGGGGACGACGCTCGCACCCGGCGGCGGGCCGGGTGCCCGCCGGGACCGGACGGCGTGA
- a CDS encoding glycosyltransferase 87 family protein: MDLHVYIGAVRAVGDGVPLYEYVAENGDPFTYPPFALAVFQPLGWMSEPVARLVWLGATPVAVVSIAAALTTRRGIVGRRRQVTLTLVAAAVLMVSAPIQSNLRFGQVSVFLVLLAFVDALDLTPRPVRGVLIGVASAIKLTPLLFVPYLWVTGRRRDAMRAGASFAACTGLAHVMWPAASTTFWTDAIFSTSRIGNLAANGNQSLNGALIRVGVVPPERAAAWLVLSALVCAVALVGARQCHREGHTARGVVVVGCATVVASPVSWTHHQVWPVLAGLLLMAGPRRTRMAWGVVLLVAMTFSVGGWLPAGFARENVRLLAALAVCTWGLAPLRHRAPATVGLLPGVRLVVRPRTAMAYAGVVAVAAGAVMLLVRESPVAVRFETPDHRDEALWGAPTNGCEGYTSTLRADGTVGYACESAVDPVGGRQLNFGGGRGGSSGMVTIQGQVGPEVARLVFVPVEGTKALDVPLLPQPGPGSAPLRAPEHGRPEMITSGPIEDRRLPGARGFSIAATSTDHALLLAYGRDGRLISSGGEKLRMG; this comes from the coding sequence ATGGACCTGCATGTGTACATCGGTGCGGTGCGTGCGGTGGGCGACGGGGTGCCGCTGTACGAGTACGTGGCGGAGAACGGTGATCCGTTCACGTATCCGCCGTTCGCGCTTGCGGTGTTCCAGCCGCTGGGGTGGATGTCCGAGCCGGTCGCGCGCCTGGTGTGGCTTGGTGCCACGCCGGTCGCGGTGGTCTCGATCGCGGCTGCGCTCACCACGCGGCGGGGAATCGTGGGACGGCGCCGCCAGGTGACGTTGACGCTCGTGGCGGCCGCGGTCCTGATGGTGTCGGCGCCGATCCAGAGCAATCTGCGGTTCGGCCAGGTCAGCGTGTTCCTGGTGCTGTTGGCGTTCGTGGACGCGCTCGATCTCACGCCACGTCCCGTGCGCGGGGTGCTGATCGGGGTGGCGTCGGCGATCAAGCTGACCCCACTGCTGTTCGTGCCCTACCTGTGGGTCACCGGCCGGCGCCGAGACGCGATGCGCGCGGGTGCGTCGTTCGCGGCGTGCACGGGGCTGGCCCACGTGATGTGGCCGGCCGCGTCGACGACGTTCTGGACCGACGCGATCTTCAGCACCTCACGCATCGGCAACCTGGCCGCGAACGGCAACCAGTCCCTCAACGGCGCGTTGATACGAGTCGGGGTGGTGCCCCCGGAACGCGCCGCGGCGTGGCTGGTGCTGTCGGCCCTGGTGTGTGCGGTGGCGTTGGTCGGTGCGCGTCAGTGCCACCGCGAGGGCCACACCGCGCGGGGCGTGGTCGTGGTGGGATGCGCAACGGTGGTGGCCTCGCCCGTGTCGTGGACGCACCACCAGGTGTGGCCGGTCCTGGCGGGCCTGCTGCTGATGGCGGGTCCGCGCCGGACTCGCATGGCGTGGGGCGTCGTGCTGTTGGTGGCCATGACCTTCAGTGTCGGCGGATGGCTCCCGGCCGGATTCGCCCGGGAGAACGTGCGGTTGCTCGCGGCGCTCGCGGTGTGCACCTGGGGCCTGGCGCCGCTGCGACACCGGGCCCCGGCGACGGTGGGGCTCCTGCCGGGTGTGCGATTGGTCGTTCGCCCGCGTACGGCCATGGCCTATGCGGGCGTCGTCGCGGTGGCGGCCGGTGCGGTGATGCTCCTCGTTCGGGAGTCGCCCGTCGCCGTACGATTCGAGACGCCCGACCATCGCGACGAGGCGTTGTGGGGGGCGCCGACGAACGGATGCGAAGGGTACACATCGACACTGCGGGCGGACGGTACGGTCGGCTACGCGTGTGAGAGCGCCGTGGACCCGGTCGGCGGACGACAACTCAACTTCGGTGGCGGGCGGGGCGGTTCGAGCGGGATGGTGACGATCCAAGGTCAAGTCGGCCCGGAGGTGGCACGCCTGGTCTTCGTCCCCGTCGAGGGCACAAAGGCCCTCGACGTCCCCCTCCTGCCCCAGCCCGGCCCCGGCAGTGCACCGCTGCGCGCCCCCGAACACGGCCGGCCCGAAATGATCACGTCCGGACCGATCGAGGACCGTCGCCTCCCGGGCGCACGAGGATTCTCCATAGCCGCCACCAGCACCGACCACGCCCTCCTCCTGGCCTACGGACGTGACGGCAGACTGATCTCGAGCGGCGGCGAAAAACTCCGCATGGGTTGA
- a CDS encoding VOC family protein yields MSLNAVAHLNFHGQAREALEFYRSVFGGRLTVATYADFGMPAELPGATNVVFGQVVADNGFRVMAYDVPGEHTSAAPAAPTTRRENGTTITREPFFLSVRGDSIDEVTPVWEGLAKGATVIEAFGPARWAPAFGMLADRFGVTWIVDVAAEYTQA; encoded by the coding sequence ATGTCGCTCAACGCTGTCGCACACCTGAACTTCCACGGCCAGGCCCGCGAAGCCCTGGAGTTCTACCGGTCGGTCTTCGGCGGCCGGCTCACCGTCGCCACCTACGCCGACTTCGGAATGCCCGCCGAACTGCCCGGCGCGACGAACGTCGTGTTCGGCCAGGTCGTCGCCGACAACGGCTTCCGGGTCATGGCCTACGACGTACCCGGCGAGCACACGTCGGCCGCCCCCGCCGCGCCCACCACGCGTCGGGAGAACGGCACCACGATCACCCGGGAACCGTTCTTCCTATCCGTTCGCGGCGACAGCATCGACGAGGTCACCCCCGTGTGGGAGGGCCTCGCCAAGGGCGCGACCGTGATCGAGGCGTTCGGCCCCGCCCGGTGGGCGCCCGCCTTCGGGATGCTGGCCGACCGCTTCGGCGTCACCTGGATCGTCGACGTCGCGGCCGAGTACACCCAGGCCTGA
- a CDS encoding helix-turn-helix transcriptional regulator gives MPITSSTTTSGRLLALLSILQARRDWPGGLLAERLGVSERTVRRDVDRLRELGYPVQAIKGPDGGYRLEAGSRMPPLLFDEEQAVALAVALRIAVGTGAGIEEAAARALATVRQVLPSRLRQRVEALEISAAGSGVDPQVDTGILLTLSAAVRAGEELRFDYRRPGRTEDAEPRPPRRVQPHHLVARAGRWYVVGWDPDRGDWRTFRVDRMTPRVPTGPRFAPREVPGGDVAAFLSARFKGSRSADAWPCRGEVILGLPVAEVAPFAGDGVVEELGADRTRLTTGSWSWTALAAALARFDAEIEVVDPPELRTAFADLSRRAGRAAGIG, from the coding sequence ATGCCGATCACCTCCTCGACGACGACCTCCGGCCGGTTGCTGGCGCTGCTGTCCATACTGCAGGCCCGCCGCGACTGGCCGGGCGGCCTGCTCGCCGAGCGGCTGGGCGTCAGCGAGCGCACCGTGCGCCGCGACGTCGACCGGTTGCGCGAACTGGGTTACCCCGTGCAGGCGATCAAGGGGCCCGACGGCGGCTACCGGCTCGAAGCGGGCAGCCGGATGCCGCCACTGCTGTTCGACGAGGAGCAGGCGGTCGCGCTGGCCGTGGCGCTGCGGATCGCCGTCGGGACGGGCGCGGGCATCGAGGAGGCGGCCGCGCGGGCGCTGGCCACCGTGCGGCAGGTGCTGCCGTCGCGGTTGCGGCAGCGGGTCGAGGCCCTCGAGATCAGCGCGGCCGGGAGCGGCGTCGATCCGCAGGTTGATACCGGAATCCTGCTGACGCTGAGTGCCGCGGTCCGCGCGGGGGAGGAACTGCGGTTCGACTACCGCCGACCGGGGCGTACCGAGGATGCCGAGCCGCGCCCGCCCCGCCGGGTGCAGCCACATCACCTGGTGGCGCGGGCCGGGCGCTGGTACGTCGTCGGCTGGGACCCCGACCGCGGCGACTGGCGGACCTTCCGTGTCGACCGGATGACACCGCGGGTCCCGACCGGGCCGCGGTTCGCTCCCCGTGAAGTGCCCGGTGGCGACGTGGCCGCCTTCCTGTCGGCCCGGTTCAAGGGCTCCCGGAGTGCGGACGCCTGGCCCTGCCGTGGCGAAGTGATCCTCGGCCTGCCGGTGGCGGAGGTGGCCCCGTTCGCCGGCGACGGTGTCGTCGAGGAACTCGGCGCCGACCGCACCAGGCTGACCACGGGATCCTGGTCCTGGACCGCCCTCGCGGCGGCGTTGGCCCGCTTCGACGCCGAGATCGAGGTGGTTGACCCGCCGGAGCTGCGTACGGCCTTCGCGGACCTGTCCCGACGCGCCGGCCGCGCCGCGGGGATCGGATAG
- a CDS encoding antibiotic biosynthesis monooxygenase family protein translates to MIELESLDPSTPFSQQLQDDSDDGPVVIVNTFVAPDGRLAEVLEAWRVGAVVMRAQPGCISVQLYTDTDAGHVIMNAAVWESVGALGNAFRQEAFQAGLAAYPDGTVAYPHLVRPIAVPGLCLGVPVTVAQSAEAVPGGTTGATDDGLDFAEFDARRPFFAQLGADTGPCVLLDVLVSPEGGEQTVLAGWTAHAAYLKTRPGFISTRMHQGTSGSRVFVNLAVWESAQALSDAVTAPEFAALAVNYPKGTTCLRRLVKPAAVAGVCVA, encoded by the coding sequence ATGATCGAGCTCGAATCGCTGGACCCTTCCACGCCCTTTTCCCAGCAACTGCAGGACGACTCCGACGACGGCCCCGTAGTCATCGTCAACACGTTCGTCGCCCCGGACGGACGCCTCGCGGAGGTCCTCGAGGCGTGGCGTGTGGGCGCCGTCGTCATGCGGGCGCAGCCCGGATGCATCTCGGTGCAGCTGTACACGGACACCGACGCCGGCCACGTGATAATGAATGCGGCCGTGTGGGAATCCGTCGGCGCACTGGGCAACGCCTTCCGGCAGGAGGCTTTCCAAGCCGGTCTGGCGGCGTATCCGGACGGCACTGTGGCCTACCCGCACCTGGTCCGACCGATCGCGGTGCCGGGACTTTGCCTGGGCGTGCCGGTAACGGTTGCGCAGTCGGCCGAGGCGGTGCCGGGAGGAACCACCGGTGCGACGGACGACGGCTTGGATTTCGCCGAGTTCGACGCACGCCGGCCCTTCTTCGCGCAGCTCGGGGCGGATACCGGTCCCTGTGTGCTTCTCGACGTGCTGGTTTCGCCGGAGGGAGGCGAGCAGACTGTTCTGGCGGGCTGGACGGCTCATGCCGCGTACCTGAAGACGCGCCCCGGATTCATCTCCACCCGGATGCACCAAGGCACGTCGGGTAGCCGGGTGTTCGTTAACCTGGCGGTGTGGGAATCCGCTCAGGCGCTGAGCGATGCAGTCACCGCACCCGAGTTCGCCGCGCTCGCGGTGAACTACCCGAAGGGCACCACCTGTCTGCGCCGACTCGTCAAGCCGGCGGCCGTCGCGGGAGTCTGCGTCGCCTGA
- a CDS encoding TerD family protein — MELLSGANAALPDGPLSIDVTWRHGVGVDVSALLLGAQGTVRGDADMVFFNNPTSEAEAVRLTTEGSSARIDVHPASMPADVERVAIVAAVDVDAPAGTTFAQVAGLRADVAAGSRTFAFAPTGLDRGETAAVLIEIYRRGPDWKVRAVGQGYTSGLAGVAVDFGVDVGEDTTPIAAPSPAPVAAPVPRAATEPAAQPPLAPRRIDLDKGASATISLNKNDASGVVTATLEWDGGSEERRAQGADLDLYALFIPARDVAEASAATIGRSIGSKRLSKTRERVVAAAEDDPSRGAVYWNHLGSSAEFPYIALDRDAVVPGIETIRITEPGQQGFVLICAYSALGNGMGSFKSYGAKAVVGDGRGTTVTAPLYHDNDMSYWVAIALADFTVADGVAIHHVETYSDGAYENRPVLFPDGSFAMDVGPMEFKLDDDM, encoded by the coding sequence ATGGAACTGCTTTCCGGGGCGAATGCCGCGCTGCCCGACGGCCCCTTGTCGATAGACGTGACCTGGCGCCATGGGGTGGGCGTGGACGTGTCCGCGTTGTTGCTCGGCGCGCAGGGCACCGTGCGCGGGGACGCCGACATGGTGTTCTTCAACAACCCGACATCGGAAGCCGAAGCGGTGCGCCTGACCACCGAAGGCAGCTCCGCGCGCATCGACGTGCATCCCGCTTCGATGCCCGCCGATGTCGAACGTGTCGCGATCGTCGCCGCGGTCGACGTCGATGCTCCGGCCGGCACGACGTTCGCCCAGGTCGCCGGGCTCCGCGCGGATGTGGCCGCCGGGTCGCGCACATTCGCGTTCGCCCCCACGGGCCTCGATCGCGGCGAGACGGCCGCGGTCCTGATCGAGATATACCGGCGCGGCCCGGACTGGAAGGTCCGGGCGGTGGGACAGGGGTACACGAGCGGACTCGCGGGCGTGGCCGTCGACTTCGGCGTCGACGTCGGTGAGGACACGACCCCGATCGCGGCACCCTCCCCCGCCCCGGTCGCGGCACCCGTTCCGCGCGCCGCCACCGAACCCGCCGCGCAACCGCCGCTAGCCCCGCGCAGGATCGACCTCGACAAGGGTGCGAGCGCCACCATCTCCCTGAACAAGAACGACGCGTCGGGCGTCGTCACGGCGACCCTGGAATGGGACGGCGGCAGCGAGGAACGCCGCGCCCAGGGCGCGGACTTGGACCTGTACGCGCTGTTCATCCCCGCCCGGGACGTGGCGGAGGCGTCCGCCGCGACGATCGGCCGAAGCATCGGGAGCAAGAGGCTCTCGAAGACCCGAGAGCGCGTGGTCGCCGCCGCGGAGGACGACCCGAGCCGGGGCGCGGTCTATTGGAATCACCTCGGCTCGTCGGCCGAGTTCCCGTACATCGCTCTCGACCGGGACGCCGTGGTGCCCGGCATCGAGACGATCCGCATCACCGAGCCCGGACAACAGGGGTTCGTGCTCATCTGCGCCTACAGCGCGCTCGGCAACGGCATGGGCAGCTTCAAGAGTTACGGGGCCAAGGCGGTCGTCGGCGACGGCAGGGGAACGACCGTCACCGCCCCCCTGTACCACGACAACGACATGTCGTACTGGGTCGCCATCGCCCTGGCGGACTTCACGGTCGCCGACGGAGTCGCGATCCATCACGTCGAGACCTACAGCGACGGAGCCTACGAGAACCGTCCGGTCCTGTTCCCGGACGGCAGCTTCGCGATGGACGTCGGGCCGATGGAGTTCAAGCTCGACGACGACATGTAG
- a CDS encoding DUF6461 domain-containing protein, protein MGATGSEYVWFEELFPDLAEACCLTLVEGLDPDEVLRRLGGSEAPSLTGATAITEAAFAMPEESDGRRQLLAMAQLGSWTLVVEPNGYLGVTEDRALPASAGTRWISHFVNINGVDAWVWAEDGDLRLAFEPTLPESRRGSDPDGYVDAMRAAGFDFAPDPPDDYVPARACFAFAEHLTGVVLTAGVFERTAFRCGSAPIRMPPTVTSTGAGSR, encoded by the coding sequence ATGGGTGCGACGGGTTCCGAGTATGTGTGGTTCGAGGAGTTGTTTCCCGACCTTGCCGAAGCGTGCTGCCTCACGCTCGTGGAGGGACTGGATCCCGACGAGGTGCTGCGGCGGCTCGGCGGGTCCGAGGCGCCGTCGCTGACCGGCGCCACGGCCATCACCGAGGCCGCGTTCGCGATGCCGGAAGAGTCGGACGGCCGGCGACAGTTGCTTGCGATGGCCCAGCTGGGGAGCTGGACACTGGTGGTCGAACCCAACGGCTACCTGGGCGTCACCGAGGACCGGGCGCTGCCCGCCTCTGCGGGGACGCGCTGGATCTCGCACTTCGTGAACATCAACGGCGTGGACGCGTGGGTGTGGGCCGAGGACGGTGACCTGCGCTTGGCGTTCGAGCCGACGCTTCCCGAGTCGCGGCGGGGCAGCGATCCGGACGGGTATGTCGACGCCATGCGGGCGGCCGGCTTCGATTTCGCGCCGGATCCTCCGGACGACTACGTGCCGGCGCGGGCCTGCTTCGCCTTCGCGGAACACCTCACGGGCGTGGTGCTGACCGCAGGGGTCTTCGAGAGGACGGCCTTCCGGTGCGGCAGCGCGCCGATCCGCATGCCGCCCACCGTCACGTCCACCGGTGCCGGATCTCGGTGA
- a CDS encoding purine-cytosine permease family protein, whose translation MTTAEPAGAAQAPDPVDDALAPAAHGVAGHIETRGIDHIPDDERHGHPRELFFVWAGASINYLPIVLGGSLVLLGLNTRQGLAIVLLGNLFWAFNGILAVSGPASGTPSSILTRATYGIRGNRVATLIANWSVCVAYAAINLAMGSLAGHALLDHAGIPVDTATEAAIVGVLALATLLISVYGHATIVRLGPLFTGVLTAVLVMLAVFVVIHARPGHRPADAPHGSDLLVAALMGFAIIASGPLSWGTGADYARYLPAHTSRRAVAAWTTLGGFLPSVALGAVGVLAGTAVDMTDPQVSLKDIVPGWFYPLFLLAIVVGSVANNILTTYSSALALQATGIRVGQWTAVLLDGIAATAITAYALFVTDFLDALDNILELTVVILGPGLAISVADLILRRNHYPGPGLHDETPTSAYWYHRGVNGAGLAAQTLGSAAALLCLNSTMFQGPITELLGGADISAFVGPLVGAGVYTALFRALYPDHLARARHEKRHDAGPAHHTRTARR comes from the coding sequence TTGACCACCGCCGAACCCGCCGGAGCCGCCCAAGCCCCGGACCCCGTCGACGACGCGCTCGCGCCGGCAGCGCACGGCGTCGCCGGGCACATCGAGACACGCGGCATCGACCACATCCCCGACGACGAACGCCACGGCCACCCCCGCGAGTTGTTCTTCGTCTGGGCCGGCGCGAGCATCAACTACCTGCCCATCGTCCTGGGCGGCTCCCTGGTCCTGCTGGGCCTGAACACCCGGCAGGGCCTGGCGATCGTCCTGCTCGGCAACCTGTTCTGGGCGTTCAACGGCATCCTCGCCGTCAGTGGACCCGCCTCCGGCACCCCCAGCAGCATCCTCACCCGCGCCACCTACGGCATCCGCGGCAACCGTGTCGCCACCCTGATCGCGAACTGGTCGGTGTGCGTGGCCTACGCCGCCATCAACCTCGCCATGGGCTCCCTCGCCGGACACGCCCTCCTCGACCACGCCGGCATACCCGTCGACACCGCCACCGAGGCCGCCATCGTCGGCGTGCTCGCGCTCGCCACGCTGCTGATCAGCGTCTACGGCCATGCCACGATCGTGCGCCTCGGCCCGCTGTTCACCGGCGTACTGACCGCGGTGCTGGTGATGTTGGCCGTCTTCGTCGTCATCCACGCCCGGCCCGGCCACCGGCCCGCCGACGCTCCGCACGGCTCGGACCTGCTCGTCGCCGCCCTGATGGGATTCGCGATCATCGCCTCCGGCCCCCTGTCCTGGGGCACCGGCGCCGACTACGCCCGATACCTGCCCGCCCACACCTCGCGCCGCGCGGTCGCCGCCTGGACCACCCTCGGCGGATTCCTGCCCTCCGTCGCCCTGGGCGCCGTCGGCGTACTCGCCGGCACCGCCGTGGACATGACCGACCCCCAGGTCTCCCTGAAGGACATCGTCCCGGGCTGGTTCTACCCGCTGTTCCTGCTCGCCATCGTCGTCGGCTCCGTCGCCAACAACATCCTCACCACCTACAGCAGCGCCCTCGCACTCCAGGCCACCGGCATCCGCGTCGGCCAATGGACCGCCGTCCTGCTCGACGGCATCGCCGCCACCGCCATCACCGCCTACGCCCTGTTCGTCACCGACTTCCTCGACGCCCTCGACAACATCCTCGAACTCACCGTCGTCATCCTCGGGCCCGGACTCGCCATCAGCGTCGCCGACCTCATCCTGCGCCGCAACCACTACCCCGGGCCCGGCCTGCACGACGAAACCCCCACGAGCGCCTACTGGTACCACCGCGGCGTCAACGGCGCGGGCCTGGCCGCGCAGACCCTGGGTAGCGCCGCCGCGCTCCTGTGCCTGAACTCCACGATGTTCCAGGGACCGATCACCGAGCTGCTCGGCGGCGCCGACATCTCCGCCTTCGTCGGACCCCTCGTCGGCGCGGGCGTGTACACCGCGCTGTTCAGGGCTCTCTATCCCGACCACCTCGCCCGAGCCCGCCACGAAAAGCGCCACGACGCCGGGCCTGCGCACCACACCCGGACGGCCCGTCGATGA
- a CDS encoding L-threonylcarbamoyladenylate synthase: MTKTRTDEIAKAVAVLRDGGLVALPTETVYGLGADAENPAAVARIFTAKGRPPDHPLIVHLAGAERLADWVAEVPETARLLAEHFWPGPLTLVLRRGRRVSPEATGGLETVAVRVPDHPVALALLSAFGGGIAAPSANRFGSVSPTTADHVRAELGDAVDFVLDGGPCDVGVESTIVDATGDVPSILRPGGVTREDLEAVLGYSLAVDATGRVPVPGRHPSHYAPRAHVVLVDPERVVPEAELAQESGRRVGVLLPTAYADTPVKAHAVTAVPESLIAYARELYAMLREFDRLECDLVVASLPAENGLGLAIANRLRRAAGPRPAH; the protein is encoded by the coding sequence GTGACGAAGACGAGAACCGATGAGATCGCGAAGGCCGTCGCCGTGCTGCGCGACGGGGGCCTGGTCGCCCTCCCGACCGAGACGGTGTACGGTCTGGGCGCCGACGCCGAGAACCCCGCCGCCGTCGCGCGCATCTTCACCGCCAAGGGCCGCCCGCCCGACCATCCGCTGATCGTCCACCTCGCCGGTGCGGAACGGTTGGCCGACTGGGTCGCCGAAGTGCCCGAGACAGCCCGCCTGTTGGCCGAACACTTCTGGCCCGGGCCGCTCACGCTGGTGCTGCGCCGGGGTCGGCGGGTATCCCCGGAGGCGACCGGCGGCCTGGAGACCGTGGCCGTACGCGTGCCCGACCATCCCGTCGCGCTGGCGCTTCTCTCGGCCTTCGGCGGCGGAATCGCGGCCCCGTCCGCCAACCGCTTCGGCTCGGTCAGTCCCACGACGGCGGATCACGTCCGCGCCGAACTCGGCGACGCCGTCGACTTCGTCCTGGACGGCGGCCCCTGCGACGTCGGCGTCGAGTCCACCATCGTCGACGCCACGGGCGACGTCCCGAGCATCCTGCGCCCCGGCGGTGTCACGCGCGAGGATCTCGAAGCCGTGCTGGGCTACTCGCTCGCGGTCGACGCGACCGGTCGCGTCCCGGTGCCGGGCCGACACCCCTCGCACTACGCGCCTCGCGCGCACGTGGTGCTCGTCGATCCCGAACGGGTCGTCCCCGAAGCGGAACTCGCCCAGGAGTCGGGCCGACGGGTGGGCGTCCTGCTCCCCACCGCCTACGCGGACACCCCGGTGAAAGCGCACGCCGTGACGGCCGTCCCCGAATCGCTCATCGCCTACGCGCGCGAACTGTACGCGATGCTGCGCGAATTCGACCGCCTCGAATGCGACCTCGTCGTCGCCTCCCTGCCGGCGGAAAACGGCCTCGGACTCGCCATCGCCAACCGACTCCGCCGCGCCGCAGGCCCCAGACCCGCACACTGA